A stretch of Mycobacterium sp. ITM-2016-00316 DNA encodes these proteins:
- a CDS encoding flavodoxin family protein, with protein MTDNDFGKRPAIVIAYHSGFGHTATLASAVADGAHADGADVTTVAVDTMTDADWATLDGADAIIFGTATYMGNVSAGFQAFAEQTGRRCITGAWRDKVAAGFANSGSKSGDKLTALISLTVFAAQHHMHWVSLGLGPGWNSAAGSEHDLNRLGFWLGAGAQTDVDAGPENVHPADIATCRHLGQRVAAVSAQLIAGRAASSAA; from the coding sequence ATGACCGACAACGACTTCGGGAAGCGGCCGGCGATCGTCATCGCCTACCACTCCGGATTCGGGCACACCGCGACGCTGGCCTCCGCGGTCGCCGACGGGGCGCACGCCGACGGGGCCGACGTCACCACGGTGGCCGTCGACACGATGACCGATGCGGACTGGGCGACATTGGACGGCGCCGACGCGATCATCTTCGGGACCGCGACCTACATGGGCAACGTCTCGGCCGGGTTCCAGGCCTTCGCGGAGCAGACCGGCCGGCGTTGCATCACCGGCGCGTGGCGGGACAAGGTTGCGGCGGGATTCGCCAATTCCGGCAGCAAGAGCGGGGACAAGCTGACCGCGCTGATCTCGCTGACGGTGTTCGCCGCCCAGCACCATATGCACTGGGTCAGTTTGGGTCTGGGGCCGGGCTGGAATTCCGCCGCGGGCAGTGAACACGACCTGAACCGGCTCGGATTCTGGCTCGGCGCCGGCGCGCAGACCGACGTCGACGCCGGACCCGAGAACGTCCACCCCGCCGATATCGCGACCTGCCGGCATCTCGGGCAACGCGTCGCTGCGGTGAGCGCCCAACTGATCGCCGGCCGGGCGGCTAGTTCAGCGGCTTGA
- a CDS encoding SRPBCC family protein, whose product MTARDGRVVVDGDRAALHFERRLPYPVEQVWTAITDPAHRGKWMGRTVIDPREGGTIETVAAGPPLPPERKRMTGRILVWDPPHVFEHEWLQPIVEPGVVRYELTSDGNGTLLRLSHRGLSVPNANGFRTGTHAYLDRLAALLAGESLPNWAQRVQAISGFAPTGEEFS is encoded by the coding sequence ATGACCGCCCGTGACGGCCGGGTGGTCGTCGACGGTGACCGCGCGGCGCTGCACTTCGAACGACGACTGCCCTACCCGGTCGAGCAGGTGTGGACCGCGATCACAGATCCGGCGCATCGCGGAAAATGGATGGGCCGCACCGTGATCGACCCCCGCGAGGGCGGCACCATCGAGACCGTGGCCGCCGGCCCGCCGTTGCCGCCCGAGCGCAAGCGGATGACCGGCCGGATCCTGGTGTGGGATCCACCGCACGTGTTCGAACACGAATGGCTGCAGCCAATCGTCGAGCCCGGGGTGGTGCGCTATGAACTCACCTCCGATGGCAACGGCACGTTGTTGCGGCTCAGCCATCGAGGACTGAGCGTCCCGAACGCGAACGGCTTCCGCACCGGGACGCATGCCTATCTCGACCGGCTTGCCGCACTGCTCGCCGGTGAATCGTTGCCCAACTGGGCTCAACGCGTGCAAGCCATCTCGGGCTTCGCGCCGACAGGTGAGGAGTTCTCATGA
- a CDS encoding helix-turn-helix transcriptional regulator, translating to MDVFEAVAEPSRRTLLDALRHGERTAGELVDTLPGLTQPTVSRHLRVLREVGLVEVRSDAQRRIYALRADGLAEMDTWIESYRHFWAGHLDALEGHLQQTFGEPS from the coding sequence ATGGACGTGTTCGAAGCCGTCGCGGAACCCAGTCGGCGCACCCTGCTCGATGCGCTGCGACACGGCGAGCGCACCGCGGGTGAACTGGTCGACACCCTGCCGGGGCTCACCCAGCCGACGGTGTCCCGCCATCTCCGGGTGCTGCGCGAGGTCGGTCTCGTCGAAGTCCGCTCCGACGCCCAGCGGCGCATCTACGCCCTGCGTGCCGACGGTCTCGCCGAGATGGACACCTGGATCGAGTCCTACCGGCACTTTTGGGCCGGTCACCTGGACGCGCTCGAAGGGCATCTGCAACAGACGTTCGGTGAACCGTCATGA
- a CDS encoding DinB family protein, whose product MTAFLRQFDLAWALTDLHLSALSDDDFLWEPTNPVWTMHRDGCGRWYPDWAETEPEPIPVPSIGWISWHIIFWWSAALDALAGQPARPPTEITWPGPAAAVPAIRALHDRWREVLMTLSPADLDAPCAYPWGPDARRTVADTVLWLNVELAKNGSEIGLLRMIRATG is encoded by the coding sequence TTGACCGCATTCTTGCGCCAGTTCGATCTCGCGTGGGCGCTGACCGACCTGCATCTGTCGGCGCTGTCCGACGACGACTTCCTCTGGGAACCGACGAATCCGGTGTGGACGATGCATCGGGACGGGTGCGGGCGCTGGTATCCAGACTGGGCCGAGACGGAACCGGAACCCATCCCGGTGCCCTCCATCGGGTGGATCAGCTGGCACATCATCTTCTGGTGGTCGGCGGCGCTGGATGCATTGGCCGGACAGCCGGCGCGACCGCCCACCGAGATCACCTGGCCCGGCCCCGCCGCCGCGGTGCCCGCGATCAGGGCGCTGCACGACCGGTGGCGGGAGGTCCTGATGACGCTGAGCCCGGCCGACCTCGACGCGCCCTGCGCGTACCCCTGGGGTCCCGACGCGAGGCGGACCGTCGCCGACACCGTGCTGTGGCTGAACGTCGAACTCGCCAAGAATGGATCCGAGATCGGTCTGCTGCGGATGATCCGCGCCACCGGCTAG
- a CDS encoding thioesterase family protein encodes MSDCHYRRLAESEGFQVFESTPGTASNWDSAIQHGSPPLALLTRSIEELYPDRPELRVGRLVLDILGAIPVAPVKVHAWVERPGARITMAVAEMRTVAGTDRVLARVSAWLLATSDTADAVSDRHRPLVEGAAMDNPHGWMGAPGYLETVSWRKQRTDPDQPAVVWMSPLVPLVASEPTTDLQRLAMVVDSANGVGAALDPDAFVFMNTDTAVHLHRAPSGNDFALRARGSIGPDGIGVTTADIFDRDGFIGTSAQTLLVQRR; translated from the coding sequence GTGAGCGACTGTCACTACCGGCGGCTGGCCGAGTCCGAGGGATTCCAGGTGTTCGAGTCGACGCCGGGCACGGCGAGCAACTGGGATTCCGCGATCCAGCACGGGTCACCGCCGCTGGCGCTGTTGACCCGTTCGATCGAGGAGCTCTATCCCGACCGTCCCGAACTGCGGGTGGGGCGGCTGGTGCTCGACATCCTGGGAGCCATCCCGGTCGCCCCGGTGAAGGTGCACGCCTGGGTGGAACGACCCGGCGCCCGGATCACCATGGCGGTTGCCGAGATGCGGACCGTTGCGGGCACGGATCGCGTGCTGGCTCGGGTGAGTGCCTGGTTGCTGGCCACCAGTGACACCGCCGACGCCGTGAGCGACCGTCATCGCCCGCTGGTGGAGGGCGCGGCGATGGACAATCCGCACGGTTGGATGGGCGCGCCCGGCTACCTGGAGACCGTCAGCTGGCGCAAGCAGCGGACCGACCCGGACCAGCCTGCCGTGGTGTGGATGAGTCCGCTGGTGCCGCTGGTCGCCTCGGAACCCACGACCGATCTGCAGCGGCTCGCGATGGTGGTCGATTCCGCCAATGGCGTGGGCGCCGCGCTCGATCCCGACGCGTTCGTGTTCATGAACACCGACACCGCGGTCCATCTGCACCGCGCGCCCAGCGGCAATGACTTCGCGTTGCGCGCCCGCGGCTCGATCGGCCCGGACGGCATCGGGGTGACGACCGCGGATATCTTCGATCGCGACGGATTCATCGGAACGTCGGCGCAGACGCTCCTCGTGCAGCGGAGGTAG
- a CDS encoding RecB family exonuclease yields MSAPAAARTGWRPALSPSRASDFKQCPLLYRFRAIDRLPEPVSPAQLRGSVVHAALEELYALPAAERLHDTALTLVDPALDRVVAEGSKTGLAVDSDLRAELLRDARKLLSGYYRLEDPTRFDPHSCEQRVEVELEDGTLLRGFVDRIDIAPTGEMRVVDYKTGKSPSELWALAEAKALFQMKFYAVALWRSRGVLPAKLRLLYLADGQVLDYSPDLDELVRFERTLTAIWRAIQSAGSTGDFRSKRSKLCGWCAHQQLCPEFGGTPPVYPGWPQEPAPESRSDAATAVE; encoded by the coding sequence ATGAGCGCGCCAGCAGCTGCCCGGACCGGTTGGCGCCCGGCGCTGTCGCCGTCACGGGCCAGTGATTTCAAGCAGTGCCCGTTGCTGTACCGCTTCCGGGCGATCGACCGGCTGCCCGAGCCGGTTTCCCCGGCACAGCTGCGGGGATCGGTCGTGCACGCCGCCCTCGAAGAGCTCTATGCGTTGCCCGCCGCCGAGCGCCTCCATGACACCGCGCTGACGTTGGTCGATCCTGCCCTGGACCGGGTGGTCGCCGAGGGCAGCAAAACAGGACTCGCGGTGGATTCCGATCTGCGCGCCGAGCTGCTGCGCGACGCACGCAAGCTGCTGTCGGGGTATTACCGCCTGGAGGATCCGACCCGTTTCGACCCGCACAGCTGCGAGCAGCGCGTCGAGGTGGAGTTGGAGGATGGCACGCTGCTGCGCGGTTTCGTCGACCGGATCGATATCGCCCCGACCGGTGAGATGCGGGTGGTCGATTACAAGACCGGTAAGTCGCCTTCGGAGCTGTGGGCGCTGGCCGAGGCCAAGGCGCTGTTCCAGATGAAGTTCTATGCCGTCGCGCTGTGGCGGTCGCGCGGTGTGCTGCCGGCCAAGCTCCGCCTGCTCTACCTGGCCGACGGTCAGGTGCTGGACTACTCCCCCGATCTGGACGAGCTGGTGCGCTTCGAGCGGACCCTGACCGCAATCTGGCGGGCGATCCAATCCGCGGGTAGCACAGGCGATTTCCGGTCCAAACGGTCGAAGCTGTGTGGTTGGTGCGCGCACCAGCAGCTCTGCCCGGAGTTCGGTGGCACGCCGCCGGTGTACCCGGGTTGGCCGCAGGAGCCCGCGCCGGAGAGCAGGAGCGACGCAGCGACGGCGGTCGAGTGA
- a CDS encoding tRNA (adenine-N1)-methyltransferase: protein MQITGPFVIGDRVQLTDPKGRHYTMVLSPGGEFHTHRGAIGHDTVIGQPEGSVVKSTNGDPFLVLRPLLIDYVLSMPRGAQVIYPKDAAQIVHEGDIFPGARVLEAGAGSGALTCSLLRAVGPTGQVISYEVRDDHAVHAIRNVETFFGERPANWDLRIADLNDYPAGGRAGSTGETAPEETEVDRVVLDMLAPWDVLDTVSAALVAGGVLMIYVATVTQLSRTVEALREQQCWTEPRSWETMQRGWNVVGLAVRPQHNMRGHTAFLISARKLAPGTVTPTPLRRKRPQV, encoded by the coding sequence GTGCAAATCACTGGTCCGTTCGTCATCGGCGATCGCGTGCAACTCACCGATCCCAAGGGGCGGCACTACACGATGGTGCTCAGCCCGGGTGGCGAGTTCCACACCCACCGCGGTGCCATCGGCCACGACACCGTGATCGGCCAGCCCGAGGGCAGCGTCGTGAAGTCCACCAACGGCGACCCGTTCCTGGTGCTGAGGCCCCTGCTGATCGACTACGTCCTGTCCATGCCGCGTGGCGCGCAGGTCATCTACCCCAAGGACGCCGCGCAGATCGTGCACGAGGGCGACATCTTCCCGGGTGCGCGGGTGCTGGAGGCCGGTGCCGGCTCGGGCGCCCTGACCTGTTCCCTGCTGCGCGCCGTCGGACCGACCGGTCAGGTCATCTCCTATGAGGTACGCGACGACCACGCCGTGCACGCGATCCGCAATGTCGAGACCTTCTTCGGTGAGCGCCCGGCCAACTGGGATCTGCGGATCGCTGATCTCAACGACTACCCGGCCGGGGGGCGTGCGGGGTCGACGGGGGAGACCGCTCCGGAGGAGACAGAGGTCGACCGCGTGGTGCTGGACATGCTGGCCCCATGGGATGTCCTGGACACGGTGTCTGCGGCGCTGGTGGCCGGCGGGGTGCTGATGATCTACGTCGCCACCGTCACCCAGCTGTCGCGCACCGTGGAGGCGCTGCGCGAGCAGCAGTGCTGGACCGAGCCCAGGTCGTGGGAGACCATGCAGCGCGGCTGGAATGTCGTCGGGCTGGCGGTCCGGCCGCAGCACAACATGCGCGGGCACACCGCGTTTCTGATCAGCGCCCGCAAATTGGCGCCGGGCACGGTGACCCCGACCCCGCTGCGCCGCAAACGCCCGCAGGTCTAG
- the arc gene encoding proteasome ATPase — MSESERSENFGTPHESSMSAEDAAELERLRREAAALREQLEGTVGAGSGLRTARDVQQLEARIDSLAARNAKLMDTLKEARQQLLALREEVDRLGQPPSGYGVLLAVHEDETVDVFTSGRKMRLTLSPNIETSGLKQGQTVRLNEALTVVEAGAFEAVGEISTLREILDDGHRALVVGHADEERIVWLAEPLVGVEYLPEGVEIPLDIDGEPPRKLRPGDSLLVDTKAGYAFERIPKAEVEDLVLEEVPDVSYGDIGGLTRQIEQIRDAVELPFLHKDLYREYSLRPPKGVLLYGPPGCGKTLIAKAVANSLAKKMAELRGEDSREAKSYFLNIKGPELLNKFVGETERHIRLIFQRAREKASEGTPVIVFFDEMDSIFRTRGTGVSSDVETTVVPQLLSEIDGVEGLENVIVIGASNREDMIDPAILRPGRLDVKIKIERPDAEAAQDIFSKYLTENLPVNTDDLDEFAGDRGLTIKTMIEKVVDRMYAEIDDNRFLEVTYANGDKEVMYFKDFNSGAMIQNVVDRAKKYAIKSVLETGSKGLRIQHLLDSIVDEFAENEDLPNTTNPDDWARISGKKGERIVYIRTLVTGKTSSASRAIDTESNLGQYL, encoded by the coding sequence ATGAGTGAGTCCGAGCGTTCTGAGAATTTCGGAACACCCCACGAATCCAGCATGTCCGCAGAGGACGCCGCCGAACTGGAGAGGCTGCGCCGGGAAGCGGCCGCCCTGCGTGAACAACTCGAGGGGACGGTGGGCGCCGGCAGCGGATTGCGCACGGCCCGCGACGTCCAGCAGCTCGAGGCGCGCATCGACTCGCTGGCGGCCCGCAACGCCAAGCTGATGGACACCCTCAAGGAAGCCCGCCAGCAACTCCTGGCCTTGCGCGAAGAGGTGGATCGGCTCGGGCAGCCGCCCAGCGGCTACGGCGTACTGCTGGCGGTCCACGAGGACGAGACCGTCGACGTCTTCACCTCCGGCCGCAAGATGCGCCTCACGCTGTCGCCCAACATCGAGACCAGCGGACTCAAGCAGGGCCAGACGGTGCGCCTGAACGAGGCACTCACGGTCGTGGAGGCCGGCGCCTTCGAGGCGGTCGGCGAGATCAGCACGCTGCGCGAGATCCTGGACGACGGACATCGCGCGCTGGTCGTCGGCCATGCCGACGAGGAACGCATCGTGTGGCTGGCCGAACCGCTGGTCGGCGTGGAGTACCTGCCCGAAGGGGTGGAGATCCCGCTCGATATCGACGGTGAGCCGCCGCGCAAGCTGCGCCCCGGCGACTCGCTGCTGGTCGACACCAAGGCCGGCTACGCCTTCGAGCGAATCCCGAAGGCCGAGGTCGAGGATCTGGTCCTCGAAGAGGTGCCCGATGTCAGCTACGGCGATATCGGTGGCCTCACCCGCCAGATCGAGCAGATCCGCGATGCGGTCGAACTGCCGTTCCTGCACAAGGACCTCTACCGCGAATACTCGCTGCGGCCGCCCAAGGGCGTGCTGCTCTACGGTCCGCCCGGATGCGGTAAGACGCTGATCGCCAAGGCCGTCGCCAATTCACTGGCCAAGAAGATGGCCGAGTTGCGCGGTGAGGACTCCCGGGAAGCCAAGAGCTACTTCCTCAACATCAAGGGTCCCGAGCTGCTCAACAAGTTCGTCGGTGAGACGGAGCGCCATATCCGGCTGATCTTCCAGCGGGCCCGCGAAAAGGCCTCCGAGGGCACCCCGGTGATCGTGTTCTTCGACGAGATGGACTCGATCTTCCGTACCCGCGGCACGGGGGTGAGCTCGGACGTGGAGACCACTGTCGTCCCGCAGCTGCTCTCGGAGATCGACGGTGTCGAGGGCCTGGAGAACGTCATCGTCATCGGCGCCTCCAATCGCGAGGACATGATCGACCCGGCCATCCTGCGGCCCGGCCGCCTGGACGTGAAGATCAAGATCGAGCGACCGGACGCCGAAGCCGCGCAGGACATCTTCTCCAAGTACCTGACGGAGAACCTGCCGGTGAACACCGACGACCTGGACGAGTTCGCCGGCGACCGCGGGCTGACCATCAAGACGATGATCGAGAAGGTCGTCGACCGGATGTACGCCGAGATCGACGACAACCGGTTCCTTGAGGTCACCTACGCCAACGGTGACAAGGAAGTCATGTACTTCAAGGACTTCAACTCCGGGGCGATGATCCAGAACGTGGTGGACCGGGCCAAGAAGTACGCGATCAAGTCGGTGCTGGAGACCGGTTCGAAGGGTCTGCGCATCCAGCACCTGCTGGATTCGATCGTCGACGAGTTCGCCGAGAACGAGGACCTGCCGAACACGACGAACCCCGATGACTGGGCCCGCATCTCGGGTAAGAAGGGCGAGCGGATCGTCTACATCCGCACGCTCGTCACCGGCAAGACCTCGTCGGCCAGTCGCGCCATCGACACCGAGTCCAATCTGGGGCAGTACCTCTAG
- a CDS encoding LysR family transcriptional regulator — translation MDALRLRMLRELADHGTVAAVADVLAMTPSAVSQQLKTLQREAGVALLEPAGRRVRLTDAGQVLVGHAERVLAALDRAQADMDSYRTTARGQVTVSFFPSGAAMLLAPLIVHADRQGVQVIGRDVDVPAARAPQQLADVDVVVVHRDERDTEAWGPRFTSTVLLREPLDVLLPPAHPLAGRARLELSELADQDWIGVEGGLMVDDVFKSIATIAGVAPRITQRVNDFRVLEELVQAGIGIALLPRYVVLARDLVRRPIGDIKLARRIEAVTRTGAEARPAIALVLEELRAIAAAVAQQDSE, via the coding sequence ATGGATGCCCTCCGGTTGCGCATGTTGCGCGAGCTTGCCGACCACGGCACCGTCGCCGCGGTGGCCGACGTACTCGCGATGACTCCGTCGGCGGTCTCCCAACAGCTCAAGACCTTGCAGCGGGAGGCAGGTGTCGCACTGCTGGAGCCGGCGGGCCGGCGGGTACGGCTGACCGACGCCGGGCAGGTTCTGGTCGGGCATGCCGAGCGGGTGCTCGCCGCGCTGGACCGTGCGCAGGCCGATATGGACAGCTACCGGACCACCGCCCGCGGTCAGGTGACGGTGTCCTTCTTCCCGTCCGGTGCTGCGATGTTGTTGGCGCCCTTGATCGTGCATGCCGACCGGCAGGGAGTCCAGGTGATCGGCCGCGATGTCGACGTGCCGGCAGCGCGGGCTCCCCAGCAACTCGCCGATGTCGATGTGGTGGTCGTCCATCGCGATGAGCGTGACACCGAGGCCTGGGGGCCGCGATTCACCTCGACTGTCCTGCTGCGCGAGCCACTGGACGTGCTGCTGCCGCCGGCACACCCGCTGGCGGGCAGGGCGCGCCTAGAACTCTCCGAGCTCGCCGATCAGGACTGGATCGGCGTCGAGGGTGGGCTCATGGTCGATGACGTATTCAAGTCGATCGCCACCATCGCCGGGGTGGCGCCCCGAATCACCCAACGGGTCAATGACTTCCGGGTCCTCGAGGAGCTGGTGCAGGCCGGTATCGGGATAGCGCTGCTGCCCCGCTACGTCGTGCTCGCGCGCGACCTGGTGCGCCGCCCGATCGGCGATATCAAGCTCGCCCGGCGTATCGAGGCGGTGACGCGAACCGGGGCCGAGGCCCGGCCGGCGATCGCGCTGGTGCTCGAGGAACTGCGGGCGATCGCCGCCGCGGTTGCTCAGCAGGACAGCGAGTAG
- a CDS encoding DMT family transporter, whose product MTRSRVDLALLAVALVWGSSYLAAKEVVDADGVPAFLALRFGLATAALGLVLGRRIARVGRDELIAGSLFGAILTAVCVCETYGVTGTSASNAGLIMALTVVITPLLGGRGAVAPLFYAPAAIVVLGCIALTQSGGFALPGAGDVLIVAAAVLRAVHVTVLSRTSATRRLDPAAVTLVQLATVTVLTAMPAGVLGQFSAVPQMSGRDWALTGYLALACTVFAFGIQTWAVRSSTPARMSLLLGTEPLWAAAIGVGLAGDPVTALGVLGAVLVVAGTNWGRVVDSAMISPPAPDARERPRGGTTTGPFPGRC is encoded by the coding sequence GTGACTCGCTCCCGTGTTGACCTTGCACTGCTGGCGGTGGCGCTGGTGTGGGGATCGAGCTACCTTGCCGCCAAGGAAGTCGTCGACGCGGACGGCGTTCCGGCCTTCCTGGCCTTGCGATTCGGGTTGGCCACCGCAGCACTCGGGCTGGTGCTGGGGCGCCGGATCGCGCGCGTCGGTCGCGACGAGCTGATCGCCGGATCGCTGTTCGGCGCGATACTCACCGCCGTCTGCGTATGTGAAACATACGGTGTGACAGGCACATCGGCGTCCAATGCGGGGCTCATCATGGCGTTGACGGTGGTCATCACCCCGCTGCTGGGTGGCCGGGGCGCCGTCGCACCGCTGTTCTACGCACCGGCGGCGATCGTGGTACTCGGCTGCATTGCGCTGACCCAGTCGGGTGGGTTCGCGCTTCCCGGCGCGGGGGACGTCCTGATCGTGGCCGCGGCGGTGCTGCGGGCCGTGCACGTCACCGTGCTGTCACGGACCTCGGCAACGCGCCGACTGGATCCGGCGGCGGTGACGCTGGTGCAGTTGGCCACCGTGACGGTGCTGACGGCGATGCCCGCGGGCGTGCTCGGACAGTTCTCCGCGGTGCCCCAGATGTCCGGCCGCGACTGGGCTCTGACCGGCTATCTCGCGCTGGCGTGCACGGTCTTCGCCTTCGGCATCCAGACGTGGGCGGTGCGGTCCAGTACGCCGGCGCGCATGAGCCTGCTGCTGGGTACCGAACCGCTGTGGGCGGCGGCCATCGGAGTGGGGCTGGCCGGGGATCCGGTCACCGCGCTCGGGGTACTCGGCGCCGTCCTGGTCGTGGCGGGTACGAACTGGGGCAGAGTCGTTGACAGCGCAATGATTTCGCCGCCGGCTCCGGACGCGCGGGAACGTCCCCGCGGCGGCACGACGACGGGGCCGTTCCCGGGCAGGTGCTGA
- a CDS encoding DUF732 domain-containing protein: MRKMLLPVLAATFAAGLAVAAPASADETGYFTELTDYGYGDTSQEVALNLGYSVCEDLANGVPQQVTLDAIYENTNENVDAADATFLYKAAILHLC, from the coding sequence ATGAGGAAGATGTTGCTGCCGGTTCTCGCGGCGACGTTCGCCGCGGGACTTGCCGTCGCGGCTCCGGCCAGCGCCGACGAAACCGGCTATTTCACCGAGCTGACCGATTACGGATACGGGGACACCTCCCAGGAGGTCGCCCTGAATCTCGGTTATTCGGTCTGCGAAGATCTCGCCAACGGTGTGCCCCAACAGGTCACGCTCGACGCGATCTACGAGAACACCAACGAGAACGTCGACGCCGCCGACGCGACGTTCCTGTACAAGGCTGCGATCCTGCACCTCTGCTGA
- a CDS encoding HAMP domain-containing sensor histidine kinase yields the protein MRRGLARPGDWGISARSAFVAASVVFVALGVTGMVLAGVLYRSMLSEVDNAAAARVARAAAVIAAGGPAAMSDELLATDTRVLAVQVIDAEGTVLQRSPGAPATPLIPVGDIGAGLRIGMPEHDSPFGEIRFSAQTVIGPDAARYTVVVGEGSPLVLSTVGTVVTALAIAAPVVIAVSAAATYLLVRRSMRSVDDIRSRVADITTSDLAERVPVPDSRDEIAALAVTMNEMLARIEAGHAAQQRFVGDASHELRSPLATIISALEVAQAHPDLLNTELAQHTLMPEAQRMRSLIDDLLLLARADERGWNIRRDDVDLDDLANGEIERVRRASDLELTASIEPVRVTGDPAALARVLRNLLDNAARHACSVVEVDVRRSDGHAVLIIGDDGPGIPAGDRLRVFDRFVRLDEGRSRGAGGTGLGLAIVSEIVAAHHGQVRIEDRPGGGTRAVVQLSAASR from the coding sequence ATGCGACGTGGACTGGCCCGGCCCGGCGACTGGGGAATCTCGGCCCGGTCCGCGTTCGTCGCGGCCAGCGTCGTCTTCGTCGCACTCGGGGTCACCGGGATGGTGCTTGCGGGCGTGCTGTACCGCTCGATGCTCAGTGAGGTCGACAACGCTGCGGCGGCGCGGGTCGCCCGGGCCGCCGCGGTGATCGCCGCCGGGGGCCCTGCGGCGATGAGTGACGAATTACTCGCCACCGACACGCGGGTGCTGGCCGTGCAGGTCATCGACGCCGAGGGGACGGTACTGCAGCGCTCCCCGGGAGCGCCGGCCACGCCGTTGATTCCGGTCGGAGATATCGGCGCGGGCCTGCGGATCGGTATGCCCGAGCATGATTCACCGTTCGGCGAGATCCGTTTCAGTGCGCAGACCGTCATCGGCCCCGATGCGGCGCGCTACACCGTCGTCGTCGGCGAGGGCAGCCCGCTGGTGCTCTCGACGGTGGGAACCGTGGTCACCGCCCTGGCGATCGCCGCACCCGTGGTGATCGCGGTATCGGCGGCCGCGACCTACCTGCTGGTGCGCCGCTCGATGCGATCGGTGGACGACATCCGCTCCCGGGTCGCCGATATCACCACCTCGGATCTGGCGGAGCGGGTGCCGGTTCCGGACAGCCGCGACGAGATCGCCGCGCTCGCGGTGACGATGAACGAGATGCTGGCCCGCATCGAGGCGGGCCATGCCGCGCAACAGCGGTTCGTCGGCGACGCTTCGCACGAGTTGCGTAGCCCGCTGGCCACCATCATCTCGGCCCTCGAAGTCGCGCAGGCACATCCGGATCTGCTCAACACCGAACTGGCCCAACACACCCTGATGCCCGAGGCGCAGCGGATGCGCTCGTTGATCGATGATCTATTGCTGCTCGCACGCGCCGACGAGCGTGGCTGGAACATCCGTCGTGACGACGTGGATCTCGACGACCTCGCCAACGGCGAGATCGAACGCGTGCGGCGGGCCAGTGACCTGGAGTTGACCGCGAGCATCGAACCGGTACGGGTCACCGGCGACCCGGCGGCGCTGGCCAGGGTGCTACGCAATCTGCTCGACAATGCCGCCCGGCACGCGTGCTCGGTGGTCGAGGTCGATGTCCGGCGCAGCGACGGGCATGCGGTGTTGATCATCGGCGATGACGGACCGGGAATACCTGCGGGGGACCGGCTTAGGGTGTTCGACCGGTTCGTTCGGTTGGACGAGGGACGGTCTCGGGGTGCAGGTGGCACCGGCCTCGGTCTGGCGATCGTTTCCGAGATCGTCGCCGCCCATCACGGGCAGGTGCGCATCGAGGATCGTCCCGGCGGCGGTACGCGGGCGGTGGTTCAGTTGTCGGCGGCCAGCCGGTAA
- a CDS encoding response regulator transcription factor, translated as MKVLIVEDEPRLSSTLAIGLRAEGFAVVEAANGIDGLWQATENDFDVVVLDIMLPGLNGYEVLRRMRARSVWTPVLMLTAKDGEYDQTDAFDLGADDYLTKPFSFIVLVARLRALVRRAAPHKPPMLTAGTLTVDPGRRLVQRGDKALSLTPREYGVLEYLMRNKNVAVTKADILHNVWDAHYDGPDNVVEVYVGYVRRKIDIPFGTNTIETIRGVGYRLAADN; from the coding sequence ATGAAAGTTCTGATCGTCGAGGACGAACCCCGGTTGAGTTCCACTCTGGCAATCGGCCTGCGCGCCGAAGGGTTCGCCGTCGTGGAGGCCGCCAACGGCATCGACGGACTCTGGCAGGCCACCGAGAACGATTTCGATGTTGTGGTGCTCGACATCATGCTGCCCGGGCTCAACGGCTATGAGGTGCTGCGCCGGATGCGGGCCCGTTCGGTGTGGACGCCGGTGCTGATGTTGACAGCCAAGGACGGTGAATACGACCAGACCGACGCGTTCGATCTCGGCGCCGACGATTACCTGACGAAGCCGTTCTCCTTCATCGTGCTGGTGGCCCGGCTCCGCGCCCTGGTACGCCGGGCGGCACCGCACAAGCCGCCGATGCTGACCGCGGGCACCCTGACGGTGGATCCGGGTCGGCGCCTCGTGCAACGCGGCGACAAGGCGCTGTCGCTGACCCCGCGCGAGTACGGCGTGCTGGAGTACCTGATGCGCAACAAGAACGTCGCCGTCACCAAGGCGGATATCCTGCACAACGTCTGGGACGCGCACTATGACGGCCCGGACAACGTCGTCGAGGTGTATGTCGGTTACGTTCGCCGCAAGATCGACATCCCGTTCGGCACCAACACCATCGAGACCATCCGGGGTGTCGGTTACCGGCTGGCCGCCGACAACTGA